The following is a genomic window from Streptomyces sp. BHT-5-2.
CGACGGCCCCGCCCCGCGCCTGCGCGAGGTACCTCACACCTGCGTACGGTGGAAATTCTTGAACGACCGGGACGGCGTCGGACCGCGCTGCCCCTGGTAGCGCGAGCCGTAGCGCTCGCTGCCGTACGGATGCTCCGCCGGCGAGGCCAGCCGGAACATGCACAGCTGCCCGATCTTCATGCCCGGCCACAACTTGATCGGCAGCGTGGCGACGTTGCTCAGCTCCAGCGTCACGTGCCCGCTGAACCCCGGGTCGATGAACCCTGCGGTGGAGTGCGTCAGCAGCCCCAGCCGCCCCAGGCTGGACTTCCCCTCCAGCCGCGAGGCGAGGTCGTCGGGCAGCGTGATGACCTCGTACGTCGAGGCCAGCACGAACTCGCCGGGGTGCAGGATGAACGCCTCGTCGCCCTCCGGCACGACCTCACGGGTCAGGTCGGGCTGCTCGACGGCGGGGTCGATGTGCGGGTAACGGTGATTCTCGAACACCCGGAAATAGCGATCGAGCCGCACATCGATGCTGGACGGCTGCACCATCGACTCGTCGTAGGGGTCGATGCGCACCCGACCTGCGTCGATCTCGGCCCGGATGTCCTTGTCTGAGAGAAGCACGCAGTCGAGGATACGCGTCCGCACACCCCCCTCCGTACGACGAGGGCCCGGCCCCACCAGGGACCGGGCCTCCAGCAAGCCCACCTCGACGTCACGGGTGAAGATCACCGCCGACCTTCCCGCGACCCCGGGACCGCTGCTACCGCTTCGCGTGCTCCACGGGCACCGAGTGCCGCAACCGGGCACAGCGCGGGCAGCGCAGCAGCCGTCCGGGACCGAGCCGGTCGGTGGCCTGCATGGGGAACGAAGCGGTGCTGAAGACGTGCCCCTCGGCACAACGTACGACGGTGCGCTCCATCAAGTCCCTCTCCCAACTGCATGGACAACAAAAGCCACATTAGGGGATGAACTGGATGCACTCGCAGGCGGCACTCCGGTGCCCCACGGTACGCCTCAACTCCCTTCCCCCGCACCCGCGTCCCGCCCCCGGGGACCACCGGCCCACCCACCTCGGAAGCCCCTCCACGGCCGGCGCGATCCACCCCCGGACATGCCAAATACACCGCGGCGCGGTGATGGGGTAGAGTGTGCGGCAACGCTCCGGCTCCAGCATTCGGATCGGCGTTACGCGGGTGTAGTTTAATGGTAGAACATGAGCTTCCCAAGCTCAGAGCGCGGGTTCGATTCCCGTCACCCGCTCCATAGTTGAGGTCCAGGTCAGCGACCTGGGCCTTGTTTGTTGTCTAGACCTCTCGATGTCCCGCGCGCCCTCCACGTGCCCCAACTCGCGGAATTTCCCTGACTGGAGGGGTGTTTGCGCCCCACTCAAGACATCCGAGCGCAGAGTCGTCTCGAATGGCGAGACGCGTTTTCCATGACGTGCGTCATCTATTGATGGCGGCTGTGCGAATTCGCATCCACAAAGCGGCAGTTGGCCCGTGCTCGTCATGACGAGCACGGGCGGGAGTATTAGCAGGG
Proteins encoded in this region:
- the dcd gene encoding dCTP deaminase → MLLSDKDIRAEIDAGRVRIDPYDESMVQPSSIDVRLDRYFRVFENHRYPHIDPAVEQPDLTREVVPEGDEAFILHPGEFVLASTYEVITLPDDLASRLEGKSSLGRLGLLTHSTAGFIDPGFSGHVTLELSNVATLPIKLWPGMKIGQLCMFRLASPAEHPYGSERYGSRYQGQRGPTPSRSFKNFHRTQV